A genomic segment from Comamonas terrigena NBRC 13299 encodes:
- a CDS encoding DUF2809 domain-containing protein, with protein MSVVGPFSMPRRSRLALVLLALLVIALGLASRRGLVPFPAALGNYPGDALWAWVVLLCVAWVQPAMPRTRLVAWSLAIAFGIEFLQLYQAPWMQALRANKLAYLVLGNGFDPLDLVAYGVGIALGAAVDGVWGCVAARRVPGSGHAARH; from the coding sequence ATGTCTGTGGTGGGCCCTTTTTCGATGCCCAGGCGCAGCCGCCTTGCCCTGGTGCTGCTGGCGCTGCTGGTCATTGCCCTGGGCCTGGCCTCCCGGCGTGGCCTGGTGCCGTTTCCGGCGGCGCTGGGCAACTACCCCGGCGATGCACTCTGGGCCTGGGTGGTGTTGCTGTGTGTGGCCTGGGTACAGCCGGCCATGCCGCGCACCCGGCTGGTGGCATGGTCGCTGGCCATCGCGTTTGGCATTGAATTTCTGCAGCTCTACCAGGCCCCCTGGATGCAGGCGCTGCGCGCCAACAAGCTGGCGTATCTGGTGCTGGGCAATGGCTTTGATCCGCTGGATCTGGTGGCTTATGGGGTGGGCATTGCACTGGGGGCGGCGGTGGATGGGGTCTGGGGATGCGTGGCGGCCCGCCGCGTGCCGGGGAGTGGCCATGCGGCGCGGCATTGA
- a CDS encoding DUF4087 domain-containing protein, whose translation MRRGIDWRRAAVLALCTSLWGAWGLLPAQAGTADAASASQLRCGWWENPTPSNAWLNDRDGSWTVGSQGGHQAEGDWPSFSDAQWVRTNGYYGYGCACLRVVADARSQKVERILSARARPLAACRQDRHLREPLRPE comes from the coding sequence ATGCGGCGCGGCATTGACTGGCGCCGTGCCGCAGTGCTGGCACTGTGCACCAGCCTCTGGGGTGCATGGGGTTTGCTCCCGGCGCAGGCCGGGACGGCGGACGCAGCCTCGGCGTCCCAGTTGCGCTGCGGCTGGTGGGAAAACCCCACACCGTCCAATGCCTGGTTGAACGACCGTGACGGCAGCTGGACCGTGGGTTCACAAGGCGGCCACCAGGCCGAAGGCGACTGGCCCAGCTTCAGCGACGCGCAATGGGTGCGCACCAATGGCTATTACGGCTACGGCTGCGCCTGTCTGCGCGTGGTGGCCGACGCCCGCAGCCAGAAGGTGGAGCGCATTCTGTCGGCCCGGGCCAGACCGCTGGCCGCCTGCCGCCAGGACCGTCATCTGCGCGAGCCGCTGCGGCCGGAGTGA
- a CDS encoding bleomycin resistance protein, which translates to MTMPTQTVIPQLRMTDAVRSLQFYVDGLGFAVDWEHRFEPGYPLFSQLSRDSGAGRQLIFLTQHRGDCEVGGAVYFVVPDARATLAAFEARGIWPTNPLEATPWGSWEFLLTDPDGNRLRFASDQVSDAVADDA; encoded by the coding sequence ATGACCATGCCGACCCAGACCGTGATTCCCCAGCTGCGCATGACCGACGCGGTGCGCAGCCTGCAGTTCTATGTGGACGGACTGGGTTTTGCCGTGGACTGGGAGCACCGTTTCGAACCCGGCTACCCGCTGTTTTCCCAGCTCTCCCGCGACAGCGGTGCGGGCCGGCAACTGATTTTTCTGACCCAGCACCGTGGCGACTGCGAGGTGGGCGGTGCCGTCTACTTTGTGGTGCCCGATGCGCGCGCCACGCTGGCGGCATTCGAGGCGCGGGGCATCTGGCCCACCAATCCGCTGGAAGCCACGCCCTGGGGGAGCTGGGAGTTTCTGCTGACCGATCCGGATGGCAACCGGCTGCGCTTTGCGTCGGACCAGGTCTCGGACGCCGTGGCGGACGACGCCTAA
- a CDS encoding PLP-dependent aminotransferase family protein, producing MAALIHPMATTSLARTSRYQTVVDRLAAAIRSGQLPAGTRLPTHRTLAAREGLALVTASRVYAELSAMGLVSGETGRGTFVKETALPPGHGIDIPPAALGSVDLSFNVPTLPSQAELLRTALRQLALTGDLEALLRYQPHGGRPRDRAAVAQHLRARGLQVSGEQVVLVDGAQHGLTVALMARLTPGDVVAVDALTYPGFKLLAQQLHLELLPLPATPQGPDLAALQQLCRQRSVRAVYTMPTLHNPLGWVLPLAQRLQLVELARAHDLMLIEDGAYAYLADPAPPPLAALAPERTVYVSGFSKNVAAGLRVGFAAAPLDWVPALERAIRATTWNTPGVMAAIACGWLEDGTVTRLETHKREDAALRQQLAARVLGTLLPGLPRVSHPLSYFLWLPLPPEARADQIAATLLQQGIAVSTAEPFATTAQVPHALRLALGSVPLEVLEPALRQVGQAIADASY from the coding sequence ATGGCTGCGCTGATCCACCCCATGGCCACCACTTCCCTAGCCCGCACCTCCCGCTACCAGACCGTGGTGGACCGCCTGGCGGCCGCCATCCGCAGCGGCCAGCTGCCGGCAGGCACACGCCTGCCCACGCACCGCACACTGGCGGCCCGCGAAGGCCTGGCCCTGGTCACTGCCAGCCGCGTCTACGCCGAGCTCAGCGCCATGGGCCTGGTCAGCGGCGAAACCGGGCGCGGCACCTTCGTCAAGGAAACCGCACTGCCGCCGGGCCACGGCATCGACATTCCGCCGGCAGCGCTGGGCAGCGTGGACCTGAGCTTCAACGTGCCGACCTTGCCCAGCCAGGCCGAGCTGCTGCGCACCGCGCTGCGCCAGCTGGCTCTGACCGGTGACCTGGAAGCTCTGCTGCGCTACCAGCCCCATGGCGGCCGCCCCCGCGACCGCGCCGCCGTGGCCCAGCACCTGCGTGCACGCGGCCTGCAGGTCAGCGGTGAACAGGTGGTATTGGTGGATGGCGCCCAGCACGGCCTGACCGTGGCGCTGATGGCGCGGCTTACGCCCGGCGACGTGGTGGCCGTGGACGCACTCACCTACCCCGGCTTCAAGCTGCTGGCGCAGCAGCTGCACCTGGAGCTGCTGCCCCTTCCCGCCACACCGCAGGGGCCCGACCTGGCCGCGCTGCAGCAGCTGTGCCGCCAGCGCAGCGTGCGTGCGGTCTACACCATGCCCACGCTGCACAACCCGCTGGGCTGGGTGCTGCCGCTTGCCCAGCGCCTGCAGCTGGTGGAATTGGCGCGCGCGCACGATCTGATGCTGATCGAAGACGGGGCCTACGCCTACCTGGCCGACCCGGCCCCGCCGCCGCTGGCCGCGCTGGCGCCGGAGCGCACGGTGTATGTATCCGGTTTTTCCAAGAATGTGGCGGCCGGGCTGCGGGTGGGCTTTGCCGCCGCGCCGCTGGACTGGGTGCCCGCGCTGGAGCGCGCCATCCGCGCCACCACCTGGAACACCCCGGGCGTGATGGCCGCCATCGCCTGCGGCTGGCTGGAAGACGGCACCGTCACCCGGCTGGAAACGCACAAACGCGAAGACGCCGCGCTGCGCCAGCAACTGGCAGCCCGCGTGCTGGGCACACTGCTGCCCGGTCTGCCGCGGGTCAGCCACCCGCTGTCCTACTTTCTGTGGCTGCCGCTGCCGCCCGAAGCACGCGCCGACCAGATTGCGGCGACCCTGCTGCAGCAAGGGATTGCCGTCTCCACGGCCGAGCCGTTCGCCACCACCGCCCAGGTGCCGCATGCGCTGCGCCTGGCGCTGGGATCGGTGCCGCTGGAGGTGCTGGAGCCGGCGCTGCGCCAGGTGGGGCAGGCGATTGCGGACGCCAGCTACTGA
- a CDS encoding DMT family transporter: MTSSAQAASASTPVHSSQGWLNGLIGVVIFSGSLPATRLAVLDLPPVWLTVARASIAGLLALVVVLWCRQPRPARSQMASLAVVAGGVVLGFPLLTALALQHVPAAHSIVLVALLPLCTAVCGVWRGGERLRPAFWALSLLGAALVLGFALWAAWQQGGETSFVGDGLMLLAVAVCGLGYAEGAKLSRSLGGWQVISWALVLSLPVMLPLTLWLWPADLSAVRAPAWWGLAYVALFSMWLGFVFWYRGLAQGGIAAVGQLQLLQPLLGLALAAWLLGEAVSPAMLAVTVAVIACVAGAKRVA, translated from the coding sequence ATGACCTCTTCCGCCCAAGCTGCTTCGGCGTCTACCCCTGTCCACAGTTCCCAAGGCTGGCTCAACGGCCTGATCGGGGTGGTGATCTTCAGCGGCTCACTGCCGGCCACACGGCTGGCGGTGCTGGATCTGCCGCCGGTGTGGCTGACGGTGGCGCGTGCCAGCATTGCCGGGTTGCTGGCACTGGTGGTGGTGCTGTGGTGCCGGCAACCGCGCCCGGCGCGCTCCCAGATGGCGTCGTTGGCTGTGGTGGCGGGGGGCGTGGTGCTGGGCTTTCCGCTGCTGACGGCGCTGGCGCTGCAGCATGTGCCGGCGGCGCATTCGATTGTGCTGGTGGCGCTGCTGCCGCTGTGCACGGCGGTGTGCGGTGTGTGGCGGGGCGGTGAGCGCCTGCGGCCGGCGTTCTGGGCGCTGTCGCTGCTGGGCGCGGCACTGGTGCTGGGGTTTGCGCTGTGGGCCGCCTGGCAGCAAGGGGGGGAGACGTCGTTTGTGGGCGACGGACTGATGCTGCTGGCCGTGGCGGTCTGTGGCCTGGGGTATGCGGAAGGGGCCAAGCTCTCGCGCAGCCTGGGCGGCTGGCAGGTGATCAGCTGGGCGCTGGTGCTGTCGCTGCCGGTGATGCTGCCGCTCACCCTGTGGCTGTGGCCTGCTGACCTGAGCGCCGTGCGCGCCCCGGCCTGGTGGGGACTGGCCTATGTGGCGCTGTTCAGCATGTGGCTGGGCTTTGTCTTCTGGTACCGGGGCCTGGCGCAGGGCGGCATTGCGGCCGTGGGGCAGTTGCAGCTGCTGCAGCCTTTGCTGGGGCTGGCGCTGGCGGCCTGGCTGCTGGGTGAGGCGGTGAGCCCGGCCATGCTGGCGGTGACCGTGGCCGTGATCGCCTGCGTGGCCGGGGCCAAGCGGGTGGCGTGA
- a CDS encoding GntR family transcriptional regulator, giving the protein MPRTATPSSHTATRTAKRPVAADGPLYQQLYQQLCAAIQNGQYPVHSSFPTEVQLCAQYGVSRHTVREATRRMVEEGLISKQPGAGSVVRATQPVVPYVLTSESTFQDAMTYGDSTRLEVLASQRKEADAALAAILHCPQRSVWMELTAMRHPTGQVSPMSYSQIYLRPAFAEIIAHLHGDHPSIYTLLKTLCGVEADSIRQRIEADLMPDPALHLLRLPAGSPALHVVRAYYDTQDQLLAASVNWYIPARFRMETTWRREDGGAPVAHSITAR; this is encoded by the coding sequence ATGCCCCGAACCGCCACGCCCTCCTCGCACACCGCCACTCGCACGGCCAAACGCCCTGTGGCTGCCGATGGCCCGCTCTACCAGCAGCTCTACCAGCAGCTGTGCGCCGCCATCCAGAACGGGCAGTACCCCGTGCACAGCAGCTTTCCCACGGAAGTCCAGCTCTGCGCCCAGTACGGCGTCAGCCGCCACACGGTGCGTGAAGCCACGCGCCGCATGGTGGAGGAAGGTCTGATAAGCAAGCAGCCCGGCGCCGGCAGCGTGGTGCGGGCCACCCAGCCGGTGGTGCCGTATGTGCTGACCTCGGAAAGCACCTTTCAGGATGCGATGACCTATGGCGATAGCACGCGTCTGGAAGTGCTGGCCAGCCAGCGCAAGGAGGCCGATGCCGCCCTGGCCGCCATCCTGCACTGCCCCCAGCGATCGGTGTGGATGGAACTGACCGCCATGCGCCACCCCACGGGACAGGTCAGTCCCATGTCGTACTCGCAGATCTACCTGCGCCCGGCATTCGCTGAAATCATTGCCCACCTGCATGGCGACCACCCCAGCATCTACACGCTGCTGAAGACGCTGTGCGGCGTAGAGGCCGACAGCATCCGCCAGCGCATCGAAGCCGACCTGATGCCCGATCCCGCGCTGCACCTGCTGCGCCTGCCCGCCGGCAGCCCGGCCCTGCATGTGGTGCGGGCCTATTACGACACCCAGGACCAGTTGCTGGCCGCCTCGGTCAACTGGTACATCCCTGCGCGCTTTCGCATGGAAACCACCTGGCGCCGCGAAGACGGCGGTGCGCCGGTGGCACATTCCATCACCGCGCGCTGA
- a CDS encoding CaiB/BaiF CoA transferase family protein, with translation MSLPPLQSSPPPAQPFQGLVVVELGHSVAAPFTGLILAEMGAEVIKVEKAEGDDARRWGPPFWEGEGAYFQALNRNKQSVVCNLRDAQEVAALRRLIAERADVVIQNLRPGHVQQLGLDAATLRADKPSLIYCNLGAFGAVGPLKDRPGYDPLMQAFGGIMSTTGEPGRASVRVAPSIVDMGTGMWGAIGILAALHRRHQTGEGQTVDVSLFETAATWVSLLAGQVMASGQQVQKQGSGAPGIAPYKAYATRDGEVVISAGSDALFQRLCGVLGHPEWATQARFIDNPQRVAHQEALYRLIDPLVAARPTAHWVEALEAAGVPCAPVNTVGQMLEHAQTQALDLVHPVPGTGMRFVALPLSLDGQRPRVRSAPPALGAHTQQLLFPELA, from the coding sequence ATGTCTCTCCCCCCTCTCCAGTCCTCACCGCCACCCGCCCAGCCTTTCCAGGGGCTGGTGGTGGTGGAACTGGGTCACAGCGTGGCAGCACCGTTCACCGGACTGATCCTGGCCGAAATGGGCGCCGAGGTCATCAAGGTGGAAAAAGCCGAAGGTGACGATGCACGCCGCTGGGGTCCGCCTTTTTGGGAAGGCGAGGGCGCCTATTTCCAGGCGCTGAACCGCAACAAGCAGTCGGTGGTCTGCAACCTGCGCGATGCGCAGGAGGTGGCGGCGTTGCGCCGTCTGATCGCCGAGCGCGCGGATGTGGTCATCCAGAACCTGCGCCCCGGCCATGTGCAGCAGCTGGGCCTGGATGCGGCCACGCTGCGGGCAGACAAGCCGTCGCTGATCTACTGCAACCTGGGGGCCTTCGGTGCGGTGGGGCCGCTCAAGGACCGCCCGGGCTACGACCCGCTGATGCAGGCCTTCGGCGGCATCATGAGCACCACCGGCGAGCCGGGCCGGGCTTCGGTGCGTGTGGCACCGTCCATCGTTGACATGGGCACGGGCATGTGGGGGGCCATCGGCATCCTGGCCGCGCTGCACCGCCGCCACCAGACGGGGGAGGGCCAGACGGTGGACGTCTCGCTGTTCGAGACCGCTGCCACCTGGGTATCGCTGCTGGCCGGCCAGGTCATGGCCAGCGGCCAGCAGGTGCAAAAGCAGGGCTCGGGAGCGCCCGGCATTGCGCCCTACAAGGCCTATGCCACACGGGACGGGGAGGTGGTGATCTCTGCCGGCAGCGATGCGCTGTTCCAGCGCCTGTGCGGCGTGCTGGGCCACCCGGAATGGGCCACGCAGGCCCGCTTCATCGACAACCCGCAGCGCGTGGCGCACCAGGAGGCGCTGTACCGCCTGATCGACCCGCTGGTGGCAGCCCGACCCACCGCCCACTGGGTGGAGGCGCTGGAAGCCGCCGGCGTCCCCTGTGCCCCGGTCAATACGGTGGGCCAGATGCTGGAGCACGCCCAGACCCAGGCGCTGGACCTGGTGCATCCCGTGCCCGGTACCGGCATGCGCTTTGTGGCGCTGCCGCTGAGCCTGGACGGTCAGCGCCCGCGTGTGCGCAGCGCCCCGCCTGCGCTGGGCGCCCATACCCAGCAGTTGCTTTTTCCGGAGCTGGCATGA
- a CDS encoding enoyl-CoA hydratase/isomerase family protein: MDVVNTAYETLDVALVGPHVLQVTLNRPDAGNALNTQMGRELLQLWSALTEDAGPVRCVVLTGAGGRIFCAGGDLKERNGMTQRQWQLQHELFERMYWTLTDLPLPVVAAVNGHAYGGGMEMALCCDFVYASEVARFALPEVTLGIMPGAGGTQNLPRAVGERRAKELLLTGRPLSATQALEWGVANSVYPMGEVLERAHETAAVIAGNAPLSVRQIKKSVRYGGQMELRTAYRFEVEAYNHLVGTQDRMEGVRAFNEKRPPVFTGQ; the protein is encoded by the coding sequence ATGGATGTTGTGAACACCGCCTACGAGACGCTGGATGTGGCGCTCGTGGGCCCGCACGTGCTGCAGGTGACACTGAACCGCCCCGATGCGGGCAATGCCCTCAACACCCAGATGGGGCGCGAACTGCTGCAGCTGTGGAGCGCGCTGACCGAGGATGCCGGCCCGGTGCGCTGCGTGGTGCTGACCGGTGCGGGGGGGCGGATTTTCTGTGCCGGAGGCGATCTGAAGGAGCGCAACGGCATGACCCAGCGCCAGTGGCAGCTGCAGCACGAATTGTTCGAGCGCATGTACTGGACGCTGACCGACCTGCCGCTGCCGGTAGTGGCCGCCGTCAACGGCCACGCCTATGGCGGCGGCATGGAAATGGCGCTGTGCTGCGACTTTGTCTATGCCAGCGAGGTGGCGCGCTTTGCCCTGCCCGAGGTGACGCTGGGCATCATGCCGGGCGCCGGTGGCACGCAGAACCTGCCCCGCGCCGTGGGCGAGCGCCGGGCCAAGGAGCTGCTGCTGACCGGCAGGCCGCTGTCCGCCACCCAGGCGTTGGAGTGGGGTGTGGCCAACAGCGTCTACCCCATGGGCGAAGTGCTGGAACGGGCGCACGAGACGGCGGCGGTGATTGCCGGCAACGCGCCGCTGTCAGTGCGGCAGATCAAGAAATCGGTGCGTTATGGCGGCCAGATGGAGCTGCGCACGGCCTACCGTTTCGAGGTGGAAGCCTACAACCACCTGGTGGGCACCCAGGACCGCATGGAAGGCGTGCGTGCCTTCAACGAGAAGCGTCCCCCCGTTTTCACGGGGCAGTGA
- a CDS encoding acyl-CoA dehydrogenase family protein, giving the protein MTESAVVHIEAGTDYADIRDSVRRVCADFPGAYWRTLEETGAYPSEFVQALTDAGFLGALIPEEYGGSGMPLRAAAVILEEIHASGCNAGACHAQMYTMGTVLRHGSQAQKDLYLPQIATGTLRLQAFGVTEPTTGSDTTKLKTRAVREGDRYVVNGQKVWTSRALYSDLMLLLARTTPLEDCARKSDGLSVFLVDMRQLKGKGLEIRKLPAMVNHNTTEIFFDNMRIPASSLIGEEGKGLKYILDGMNAERILVGAECIGDARWFTDTAVQYVSERRVFDRPIGQNQGVQFPIAKAYAEMQAADLVLRRACARFAAGLPCGEDANMGKLLASEASWHAAEACLQSHGGFGFATEYNVERKWRETRLYQVAPISSNLILSYVGEHILGMPRSY; this is encoded by the coding sequence ATGACCGAATCTGCCGTGGTCCACATCGAAGCCGGTACCGACTATGCCGACATCCGCGACAGCGTACGCCGCGTCTGCGCCGACTTTCCGGGTGCCTACTGGCGCACGCTGGAGGAGACCGGCGCTTACCCGTCGGAATTTGTCCAGGCGCTGACCGACGCCGGTTTTCTGGGGGCGCTGATTCCCGAGGAGTACGGCGGCAGCGGCATGCCGCTGCGCGCGGCGGCCGTGATCCTGGAGGAAATCCATGCCAGCGGTTGCAATGCCGGCGCCTGCCACGCCCAGATGTACACCATGGGCACGGTGCTGCGCCACGGCTCGCAGGCGCAAAAAGACCTGTACCTGCCGCAGATTGCCACCGGCACGCTGCGCCTGCAGGCGTTTGGCGTCACCGAGCCCACCACCGGATCGGACACCACCAAGCTCAAGACCCGTGCCGTGCGCGAGGGTGACCGCTATGTGGTCAATGGCCAGAAGGTCTGGACCTCGCGGGCGCTGTACTCCGACCTGATGCTGCTGCTGGCGCGCACCACGCCGCTGGAGGACTGCGCCCGCAAGAGCGACGGTCTGTCGGTCTTTCTGGTGGACATGCGCCAGCTGAAGGGCAAGGGGCTGGAGATCCGCAAGCTGCCGGCCATGGTGAACCACAACACCACCGAAATCTTTTTCGACAATATGCGCATTCCGGCCAGCAGCCTGATCGGCGAGGAAGGCAAGGGGCTGAAATACATTCTGGACGGCATGAATGCCGAGCGCATTCTGGTGGGCGCCGAATGCATTGGCGATGCGCGCTGGTTCACCGACACGGCGGTGCAGTACGTCAGCGAACGCCGGGTGTTCGACCGGCCCATCGGCCAGAACCAGGGGGTGCAGTTTCCCATCGCCAAGGCCTACGCCGAAATGCAGGCCGCCGATCTGGTGCTGCGCCGTGCCTGTGCCCGGTTTGCGGCCGGCCTGCCCTGCGGCGAAGATGCCAACATGGGTAAGCTGCTGGCCTCCGAAGCCTCCTGGCACGCGGCCGAAGCCTGTCTGCAAAGCCATGGTGGCTTTGGCTTTGCCACCGAATACAACGTGGAGCGCAAATGGCGCGAAACCCGGCTCTACCAGGTGGCGCCGATCTCCTCCAACCTGATCCTGTCCTATGTGGGTGAGCACATCCTGGGCATGCCCCGGTCGTACTGA
- a CDS encoding MmgE/PrpD family protein has product MPIAEMTPVAVPPARLKTSLPLTQALARYVRAPHFGGQEAAACALALTGTLDTLATLLAGQNEPVVRIVRAHLAASGTGPAEAPAPSLQQLLGTAQAALVNAVAGHALDYDDVAMSAHPSTVLVPTLWAEAHRLGASGAELLRAYVVGYEVWAELFSRESGQYHLKGWHPTGVFGVVGAAAGVAYLNRETLTEGQVARALSLAASSAAGLVANFGTMAKPWHAGRAAAAAIDAVRLAQLGMTAATDVFEHHAGFLAALSPSGECDLQRPATIGGVPRLLSWGLSIKCYPVCYSGHRVIDGVLQLKAAHGLQPQDVQRVDVTIGNAQASMLRNHRPVSGLEAKFSIEFDVACALVAGDVGLAQLTDVFTQRTDMQALMAKVQVHTTERSDPVDPAFSVADSVRITTRDGRRLETGEIRFPKGHAMYPLSAEALRSKFLDCVAYSGLPCDGAALYDAVRSLAQMPDVRALAQHL; this is encoded by the coding sequence ATGCCGATAGCTGAAATGACACCGGTGGCGGTGCCGCCTGCCCGCTTGAAGACCTCTTTGCCGCTGACGCAGGCGCTGGCGCGCTATGTGCGGGCGCCGCACTTTGGCGGCCAGGAGGCTGCAGCCTGTGCCCTGGCGCTGACCGGCACGCTGGACACGCTGGCCACGCTGCTGGCGGGCCAGAACGAGCCGGTGGTGCGCATCGTGCGTGCCCATCTGGCGGCCAGCGGCACCGGCCCTGCCGAGGCGCCGGCTCCGTCGCTGCAGCAGTTGCTGGGCACCGCCCAGGCGGCCCTGGTGAATGCCGTGGCCGGCCATGCGCTGGACTATGACGATGTGGCCATGTCGGCCCACCCCAGCACGGTGCTGGTGCCTACGCTGTGGGCCGAGGCCCACCGCCTGGGCGCCAGCGGCGCCGAACTGCTGCGTGCCTATGTGGTCGGTTACGAGGTCTGGGCCGAGCTGTTCAGCCGCGAAAGCGGGCAGTACCACCTCAAGGGCTGGCACCCCACCGGCGTGTTCGGCGTGGTGGGTGCGGCGGCCGGCGTGGCCTACCTGAACCGGGAGACACTGACCGAAGGCCAGGTGGCCCGGGCGCTGTCGCTGGCTGCCAGTTCGGCGGCAGGGCTGGTGGCCAATTTCGGCACCATGGCCAAACCCTGGCACGCGGGCCGTGCGGCGGCGGCGGCGATCGATGCCGTGCGGCTGGCACAACTGGGCATGACGGCGGCCACCGATGTGTTCGAGCACCATGCCGGCTTCCTTGCCGCGCTGTCGCCAAGCGGTGAATGCGATCTGCAGCGCCCGGCCACCATCGGCGGTGTTCCCCGGCTGCTGAGCTGGGGGCTGTCGATCAAGTGCTATCCGGTGTGCTACTCGGGCCACCGCGTGATCGACGGCGTGCTGCAACTCAAGGCAGCCCATGGGCTGCAGCCCCAAGACGTGCAGCGCGTGGATGTGACCATTGGCAATGCCCAGGCCAGCATGCTGCGCAACCACCGCCCGGTGAGCGGGCTGGAGGCCAAGTTCAGCATCGAGTTCGATGTGGCCTGCGCCCTGGTGGCCGGCGACGTGGGCCTGGCGCAGCTGACCGACGTTTTCACCCAGCGCACTGACATGCAGGCACTGATGGCCAAGGTGCAGGTGCACACCACCGAGCGCAGCGACCCGGTCGATCCGGCGTTTTCCGTGGCCGACAGCGTGCGCATCACCACGCGCGACGGCCGGCGGCTGGAGACCGGAGAGATCCGCTTTCCCAAAGGCCATGCCATGTACCCGCTCAGTGCCGAGGCGCTGCGCAGCAAGTTCCTGGACTGCGTGGCCTACAGCGGCCTGCCGTGCGATGGCGCCGCGCTGTACGACGCCGTGCGCAGCCTGGCCCAGATGCCCGATGTCCGCGCGCTGGCGCAGCATCTCTGA
- a CDS encoding Bug family tripartite tricarboxylate transporter substrate binding protein, translating to MSDLLVASSSVTSAGWRRRDWLAAGAGLLGAGLLPGAARAQGWPDKPIRIIAAQAPGSSNDATSRALADYLSTKLGVPVVVENKPGGVGMIAAETIVRAPADGYTLLMTLHSQPAQAPALLKRLPVDPDKDIVPIAAIGVGPVPGVVHKDFPARTIQEVIAYSKKKPVNVGNYAVGSGWQLMLDQLVKDTGAQFNVVNYKGTGAMLMDLYGGQIDMGAGSLAGIGGGLKQGSVRPVVIAMGNPSSKLPGVPTWKQAGFSGSAYENLPECNMLFAKAGTPQALVDRLAQLVHSSYTESERIKSVRETLSDEDPALTGAALRAFIDRTWPTYRQLTRAAGIAAS from the coding sequence ATGTCCGATCTGTTAGTTGCTTCTTCCTCCGTCACCTCCGCCGGCTGGCGCCGCCGCGACTGGCTGGCTGCCGGTGCCGGCCTGCTGGGGGCCGGCCTGCTGCCCGGGGCCGCGCGTGCCCAGGGCTGGCCCGACAAGCCCATCCGCATCATTGCGGCCCAGGCGCCAGGTTCGTCCAATGACGCCACTTCGCGGGCGCTGGCTGACTATCTGTCCACCAAGCTGGGCGTGCCCGTGGTGGTGGAAAACAAGCCCGGTGGCGTGGGCATGATTGCCGCCGAAACCATCGTGCGCGCGCCGGCCGACGGCTACACGCTGCTGATGACCTTGCACAGCCAGCCGGCCCAGGCACCGGCCCTGCTCAAGCGCCTGCCGGTGGATCCGGACAAGGACATCGTGCCCATTGCCGCTATCGGCGTCGGGCCGGTGCCGGGCGTAGTGCACAAGGATTTCCCGGCCAGGACCATCCAGGAGGTGATTGCCTATTCCAAGAAGAAGCCGGTCAACGTGGGCAACTATGCCGTGGGGTCGGGCTGGCAGCTGATGCTGGACCAACTGGTCAAGGACACGGGGGCACAGTTCAACGTGGTCAACTACAAGGGCACGGGCGCCATGCTGATGGACCTGTACGGCGGCCAGATCGACATGGGGGCCGGTTCCCTGGCCGGCATTGGTGGCGGGCTCAAGCAGGGCAGCGTGCGGCCGGTGGTGATTGCCATGGGCAATCCCTCGTCCAAGCTGCCGGGTGTGCCGACCTGGAAGCAGGCAGGCTTCAGTGGGAGCGCCTACGAGAACCTGCCCGAATGCAATATGTTGTTTGCCAAGGCCGGCACCCCCCAGGCGCTGGTCGACCGTCTGGCCCAGCTGGTGCACAGCAGCTACACCGAATCGGAGCGTATCAAGAGCGTGCGCGAGACCCTCTCCGATGAAGACCCGGCCCTGACCGGCGCTGCGCTGCGCGCCTTCATCGACCGCACCTGGCCGACCTACCGCCAGCTGACGCGGGCGGCGGGGATTGCGGCGAGCTGA